The Pseudomonas orientalis genome contains a region encoding:
- a CDS encoding NEL-type E3 ubiquitin ligase domain-containing protein, protein MRRHLLPMPQQIAVAEGAAGFVKRLQQLSPLVTEENALLWFEQLRNGGMSDPQIDTLLTTWHQEYVGLTRQLNGWLYTRELTGPDVSPLAEERQSVALKIIECWQAGVSANAGYELSLHGLRVDNLPELTVQFSHVHTLNLTAVGFSASGAEGFLNSFPGVRKLILSGNELSVVPEAVGRMTQLEALDLNTNAIADPEPLYRLSIGAHLRRLDLGKNRLEQWPRGTLALPNLTTLDLCGNYIVDLPSSLFDGRHDALVNGTDLADNETLSLDSLDRMRVYGLTHNGPVMGWDQSEIEGWIQGFEHTSDEAQSSSDSDESADEPLEDIVDPSRDSGEAVLSSWLTHSPQGLAAPRRRMWQQLAQEPLHERFFHLLERLRDTDEFRFQPVDLTRRVWEVIESAVGSSEMRESLFAASATHGTCIDGRILTFSSLEVMVLVERVLCDVPTRSLKVRGQRLLALSRQLFRLEQVDTLAMRNAAGRDEAEVRLEYRLGLTRGWPDGLELPGQPSRMAFGTPISGAVLTSAREQVLAAQASDAFYERLIRHDYWNQYLEERYPDEFQQLQRDAEAAHEAVEDKYADREEGADSQERCEAAMNQLQFDRESARVKLRLELSRQEVHELSADIVVAAPGRPASPQPGPSTRQ, encoded by the coding sequence ATGAGGCGCCATCTGTTGCCAATGCCCCAGCAGATCGCCGTAGCCGAAGGTGCCGCGGGCTTTGTCAAGCGCTTGCAGCAACTGTCGCCGTTGGTGACCGAGGAAAATGCGTTGCTGTGGTTCGAACAATTGCGTAACGGTGGGATGAGCGATCCACAAATAGACACGCTGTTGACCACCTGGCATCAGGAATACGTCGGTCTGACTCGCCAGCTCAACGGCTGGCTGTACACCCGTGAATTAACTGGCCCGGACGTAAGCCCTCTGGCTGAGGAGCGCCAGTCTGTGGCACTGAAGATCATCGAATGCTGGCAGGCCGGCGTGTCGGCCAACGCCGGCTATGAGCTGAGTCTGCACGGCTTGCGCGTCGACAACCTGCCTGAACTGACGGTGCAGTTCAGCCATGTTCACACGCTGAATTTAACCGCAGTGGGGTTCTCGGCATCGGGGGCCGAAGGCTTTCTCAATAGCTTCCCCGGGGTGCGCAAGCTGATTTTGAGTGGTAATGAGCTGTCGGTGGTGCCCGAGGCAGTGGGGCGCATGACCCAGCTTGAGGCGCTGGATTTAAACACTAATGCCATCGCCGACCCCGAGCCTTTGTATCGATTGTCGATTGGCGCACACCTGCGTCGCCTGGACCTGGGCAAAAACCGCCTTGAGCAGTGGCCCAGAGGCACGTTGGCCTTGCCCAACCTGACAACCTTGGACCTATGTGGCAATTACATTGTTGATTTACCCTCCAGTTTGTTCGATGGCCGTCATGACGCGTTGGTGAATGGCACCGATCTGGCCGATAACGAAACGCTATCACTCGACAGTCTTGATCGGATGAGGGTTTATGGCCTTACCCACAATGGGCCGGTGATGGGATGGGATCAGTCAGAAATTGAAGGCTGGATTCAAGGGTTTGAACATACGTCCGATGAGGCTCAATCCAGCAGTGACAGCGACGAAAGCGCCGATGAACCTCTGGAGGATATTGTTGATCCCAGCCGCGATTCGGGAGAGGCGGTGCTGTCGTCCTGGCTGACTCACTCACCTCAAGGCTTGGCCGCACCTCGGCGGCGGATGTGGCAGCAATTGGCCCAGGAACCGCTGCATGAGCGTTTTTTCCATTTGCTCGAACGCCTGCGCGATACCGATGAGTTCCGGTTCCAACCGGTCGATCTTACCCGGCGGGTGTGGGAAGTGATTGAAAGCGCCGTCGGCAGTAGCGAGATGCGAGAGTCGTTGTTCGCGGCCTCGGCCACCCATGGCACCTGTATCGACGGGCGTATTCTCACCTTCAGCTCGTTGGAAGTGATGGTGCTCGTCGAGCGTGTGCTGTGTGACGTGCCGACCCGTTCCCTGAAGGTCAGGGGCCAGCGTTTACTGGCGCTGTCCCGGCAATTATTCCGCTTGGAGCAGGTTGATACCCTTGCCATGCGCAATGCCGCAGGCAGGGACGAGGCTGAGGTACGCCTGGAGTATCGGCTCGGTTTGACCCGTGGCTGGCCGGACGGGCTGGAGCTGCCGGGGCAACCCTCGCGTATGGCGTTTGGTACCCCGATCAGTGGGGCCGTCTTGACCAGCGCCCGCGAGCAGGTGCTGGCGGCGCAAGCGTCTGATGCGTTCTATGAACGCCTGATTCGCCATGACTACTGGAACCAGTACCTGGAAGAACGCTATCCCGATGAGTTCCAGCAACTTCAGCGCGACGCTGAAGCGGCCCATGAGGCGGTCGAGGACAAGTATGCGGACAGGGAGGAGGGCGCTGACAGTCAAGAGCGCTGCGAGGCGGCGATGAATCAACTGCAATTTGACCGAGAAAGCGCCCGGGTGAAATTGCGGCTTGAACTGTCCCGCCAGGAGGTGCACGAATTGTCGGCGGACATTGTTGTGGCGGCACCGGGCAGGCCTGCGTCGCCGCAGCCGGGGCCCTCGACACGTCAGTAA